From Oscillospiraceae bacterium CM, a single genomic window includes:
- a CDS encoding CpaF family protein has product MNHTLRELVYEEQNTGVQEKDAYEAVLEQVRGYVSETHAETLAQSLTEKSATESIKRLIEEYVTTQHLRVDGCSIQELTDRIYRDMAGFGFLDRYIADPDVEEINGNSWRDIEIVTRSGWRKIPERFLSPQHAEDTLRKMVRLGGLVLDGTNPTVDSYITQGIRISAIIPPVTDRRSGAVFSIRRQRMARVTKQQLVDWNTATPEMLDFLALCINFGVSIGLAGKTGSGKTTDISYLLGAADKAKRIYTIEETRELDLFSVDDQGNAQNRVIHTCTRPSDMESADVDMNDLLRKALRFSPDIIVVAEMRGAEAMTAQEAARTGHTVVTSLHANSARKAYGRILSMCQMSGTHISTNILMGFVAEAFPVMAFKKQSPDGTRRIMEIVEATGVRDGAVQASTLFRYDTATGSFVQAGGISESLADSLLENGAEQAAVARFREVKT; this is encoded by the coding sequence ATGAACCATACGCTTCGGGAACTGGTTTACGAAGAACAGAACACCGGCGTACAGGAAAAGGACGCTTATGAAGCCGTGCTGGAACAGGTGCGCGGCTATGTGTCGGAAACCCACGCGGAAACCCTTGCTCAAAGCCTTACCGAAAAATCCGCAACGGAATCCATCAAGCGGTTGATCGAAGAATACGTTACAACCCAGCATTTGCGTGTGGACGGATGCTCCATACAGGAGCTGACCGACCGGATTTACAGGGACATGGCGGGTTTCGGGTTTCTGGATCGGTATATTGCCGACCCGGACGTTGAAGAAATCAACGGGAATAGCTGGCGGGATATCGAGATCGTCACGCGTTCCGGGTGGAGAAAAATCCCGGAGCGTTTTCTTTCTCCACAGCACGCCGAAGATACCTTGCGCAAGATGGTGCGCCTGGGTGGTTTGGTGCTGGACGGCACAAACCCAACGGTGGACAGCTACATCACGCAGGGCATCCGCATATCAGCCATCATCCCGCCCGTCACCGACAGGCGCAGCGGCGCGGTGTTCTCGATCCGACGCCAGCGCATGGCGCGCGTGACGAAACAGCAGCTTGTAGATTGGAACACGGCGACGCCGGAAATGCTGGATTTTCTCGCGCTTTGCATAAACTTCGGCGTATCCATCGGGCTGGCAGGTAAAACCGGGAGCGGCAAGACCACCGATATTTCCTATCTGCTGGGGGCTGCCGACAAAGCTAAGCGCATCTATACCATAGAGGAAACGCGGGAGCTGGATTTGTTTAGCGTGGACGATCAGGGGAACGCGCAAAATCGCGTGATCCATACCTGCACCCGGCCCAGCGACATGGAAAGCGCCGACGTGGATATGAACGACCTGCTGCGCAAAGCCCTGCGCTTTTCACCGGATATCATCGTGGTTGCGGAAATGCGCGGCGCGGAAGCCATGACCGCGCAGGAGGCGGCCCGAACCGGGCATACGGTAGTGACCAGTCTGCACGCCAACTCCGCACGGAAAGCCTATGGGCGTATCCTCTCCATGTGCCAGATGTCGGGTACCCATATCTCTACCAATATTCTCATGGGCTTCGTGGCCGAGGCGTTCCCCGTTATGGCATTCAAAAAACAATCGCCAGACGGCACACGCCGTATCATGGAGATCGTGGAGGCCACCGGCGTGCGGGACGGCGCGGTACAGGCCAGCACGCTTTTTCGCTACGATACCGCGACCGGCAGCTTTGTTCAGGCGGGCGGCATATCCGAAAGCCTTGCGGACTCGCTGTTGGAAAACGGCGCGGAACAAGCTGCCGTAGCCCGTTTCAGGGAGGTAAAGACATGA
- a CDS encoding DUF4320 family protein, whose product MRKRFIRDQTAEGYIDVAITVLIVFTLMASLMALFPIFTAQQSLNQTARYMARTVELYGKADDATLSSVTEDGDFTVPDSVDVETQWHDVSQRTIQLKTQFTVTIVKTVPIVILSPALGDPLVINVRISASANGISEVYWK is encoded by the coding sequence ATGAGGAAAAGGTTTATCCGCGACCAGACCGCCGAGGGCTATATCGATGTGGCAATCACCGTGCTAATCGTATTTACCCTTATGGCGTCGCTCATGGCGCTGTTCCCAATATTCACCGCCCAGCAGAGCCTTAATCAGACCGCTCGATATATGGCGCGCACCGTGGAGCTTTACGGAAAAGCCGATGACGCAACGCTCAGTTCCGTCACGGAGGACGGGGATTTTACCGTTCCAGACAGCGTTGATGTTGAAACGCAGTGGCACGACGTGTCACAAAGAACGATCCAGCTTAAAACACAGTTCACCGTTACTATCGTCAAAACAGTTCCCATTGTGATTCTGAGTCCCGCTTTGGGAGATCCGCTGGTAATCAATGTACGTATATCCGCATCAGCAAACGGCATTTCGGAGGTGTACTGGAAATGA